ACAACTGGGGAAACTTTTACAATTTAGCATAAAAGGACCTGATGATGAGGCTATTCCTGTAAATAATTTAAGTGCGGAAAATCTTTTTATTCCTTTAAATGCACCTCTTCAACCGGGAAAAAGCATAAGACTAAAACTGCAGTATCAGATACAGCTTCCGGATAAAAAATTTACTGGATACGGTACAGCTGATCGAAATATAGCTTTAAAATATTTCTTTATTGTTCCGGATCATTTTGATCCGGACAATATTTTAGGAAGATATTACCATGATATCGAAGAGTCCGTAAGTTTCAATACCTACTGGACCGTCCAATTTGACCTTCCTGCCCAATCTTTTATTGAAAGTAATCTTCACCAGGATCAATCCAATTTATTCAAAGGTTATCTGGATTCAGATCCCGAGTTTATCATTTCCCAGGACGAATACCCTTTCATTAATGTAAATACAGGAGATATAAGCACAGAAGTACGGTTTGGATATCCTCTAACACCCCAGGAAAAGGAAAATTTAGAATTCTATCTTCCGCTGCATTTAAAATTTATAAAGGAACAGATCGGTTATCTTCCATCAAGACTTTTTATTTCTGAAAAGTTCAGAGCGAATGAAGATTTTTTTGGTAATAATGATATTAGTTTCTGGAAATTCCGGTTTCAATTATTTACAGATGCAGAAAAGGCAGATCTCGATTATCTGGGAATTATCACCAAAAAAGTCCTTGACGAAAGTATTATTACAGATAAACAGGATAATCACTGGTTTAAGAATGGATTGAAATCCTATATAGAAATTCAATACATCAAAAAATTCTATGGCGAAACAAAGCTGCTGGGAAAACTACCTGAATCAAAAATATTTGGAATCAGACCATTAAAATTATTTCATGCCTCTAATTTGAAATTAATTGATCGCTACGGCCTTACCTACCAATATATTATGTCTCAGAATCTGGATCAGAAAATCGGAGAAAAGTTTACTGTACTGAGCAATTTCAATGTAATGGCTATAAGTAGCTTTGAAACAGGAAGCTTATTCAACTATTCTGCTGATAAAATGGGATATGAAAACTTCAATACCCTGTTGCAGAACTACATAGCTAAAAATACAGACAAGCAAATTGATCCTAAAGATTTCCTCAGAGAACTTGCAGAAAAAGATAACAGGACCGCTTATTTAACCGATTTTTTAAAACAAAAAAACAGGGTTAACTTTAAGCTTCAGAAATTGAAGAAACAAGACGATTCACTGCATATTAAAATCAATAAAAATACCTCTGCTCCTATTCCTGTTAAATTAGAAACAAAAACGAGAGAGGATGAAAAAAAAGAATACTGGGTAGAGACCAACGGTGAGGAAATGACAAAAACGGTTTCCATTCCCGCATTAGATATATACAAGATCACTTTAAATAATGATTATATCTTTCCAGAGTCGAATTACAGAGACAACTTCCTTTACTCCAAAGGCTTATTCTCAAATGCAAAAAAAATAAAACTTAAACTTATAAAGGATATTCCCAATCCTGAGTTTAATGAAATCTACATCAGTCCAAGAATCCGTTTCAATAATACTTATGATAAATTTCTTTTAGGATTTAATTTCAAAAACCAATCTTTTTTTGATCAGAAATTCCTTTATTCTATTACACCTACGTACAGTACAGGAACCGGAAAATTAACGGGTTCAGGTGCCGTTTCATATTCTTTTCTTCCTGCAGAAAGTATTATCCGCAGTTTAACCTTCGGAGTATCCGGGGCATATTACCATTATGATTATAATCTTGCTTACAGGAAAGGCTCTGTTTTTTCCAATATCAGTTTTAGAAAGAATCCGAGAAGTACGGTAAGCAGAGGAATAAGCATGTCATATAATTATTTCGAGAGAGACCTGAGCCCTCTTATGATAGCTAATAATGACTATGACAAGTATAATCTGTGGAGTATCGGATATGGATATACGGATAACCAGATGATCCATGAAAAAAGTCTCAGCATCAGCACCCAGGGAATGGAAGACTTTAATAAAATAACTGCCGAAGGATTTTACAGATGGGAATTTGCACCTAAACAAAAGCTCAGCCTAAGATTATTTGCAGGATATTTCATAAGAAATGACACGAGAAATAATACTTTTAATTATGGGATTTCCAGGGTTTCCAATTACTCTTTTTCATATAATCTTTTAGGGGAAAGTGCCAACAGTGGTTTTCTTTCACAGCAGTTTATTCTTGCTGACGGAGGATTTAAATCTTTTATTCCCGGAAGTGTAAATCAATGGATTACTTCTTTAAATGTTGATACCAGCGTATGGAAGATATTCCATTTGTATGCTGATGCAGGAATTTATAAGAACAGAAACAACCCTACCCAATTTATCTGGGATAGCGGAATTAAATTAAAAATAGTTCCTGATTTCCTCGAAATTTATTTCCCAATCCAATCCTCTCTGGGATTTGAACCCGCATTTAAAGATTATGGAAGACGAATCAGATATACTTTAGTTCTCAATCTCGGATCCATTATCAATGCCGCAAGAAGAGGATGGTATTAAATAAAAAATCTAAAATTTTATAAAAACAAAACGGCCGCTTTAAAAGCGGCCGTGTTTATATCTGAAAAGTAGAATTAATCTTTTAAAATTTTCTGCGAAACAGGCTCATTGTTCACAATTCCCGTTACGATATAATTTCCTTTTTGTAATTCTGAAACATGTAAAACCTCATTTTCTTTTACAGAAGCTGTTTTTACAACCTGTCCGTACATATTATAAATTTTCACATCACGAGACTGAGCTCCAAACGTTATACCATCATTCTGAATAAAAGTATTTTTAACAAGCCTGTGTTTAGATACAGAAACCTCGCCGGTTGCCAATGTTCCGGTTGTCAATGAAAAGTCATCAAAGCTAACGGTTGAATTGCTGTATGCACGAAGATGTAGCTGTAATCTATTAACATTGGCCGGTGCCGTAAATGTGATTACTTTTTGTTGCCAGGCTGCACTTTTAGGTAAATATTGATTGTTATTTCTCAATGGGTCATTAGCAGCGTCCGTTACA
The sequence above is drawn from the Chryseobacterium daecheongense genome and encodes:
- a CDS encoding aminopeptidase is translated as MRKISICLILFLGIVQVSAQKDSISIEAKLSSDKKTLDINQEIVYYNNSEKDLSTVKLLNWVSAYQKRGTSLVYRKLEDRNTDLHFAKPEQLGKLLQFSIKGPDDEAIPVNNLSAENLFIPLNAPLQPGKSIRLKLQYQIQLPDKKFTGYGTADRNIALKYFFIVPDHFDPDNILGRYYHDIEESVSFNTYWTVQFDLPAQSFIESNLHQDQSNLFKGYLDSDPEFIISQDEYPFINVNTGDISTEVRFGYPLTPQEKENLEFYLPLHLKFIKEQIGYLPSRLFISEKFRANEDFFGNNDISFWKFRFQLFTDAEKADLDYLGIITKKVLDESIITDKQDNHWFKNGLKSYIEIQYIKKFYGETKLLGKLPESKIFGIRPLKLFHASNLKLIDRYGLTYQYIMSQNLDQKIGEKFTVLSNFNVMAISSFETGSLFNYSADKMGYENFNTLLQNYIAKNTDKQIDPKDFLRELAEKDNRTAYLTDFLKQKNRVNFKLQKLKKQDDSLHIKINKNTSAPIPVKLETKTREDEKKEYWVETNGEEMTKTVSIPALDIYKITLNNDYIFPESNYRDNFLYSKGLFSNAKKIKLKLIKDIPNPEFNEIYISPRIRFNNTYDKFLLGFNFKNQSFFDQKFLYSITPTYSTGTGKLTGSGAVSYSFLPAESIIRSLTFGVSGAYYHYDYNLAYRKGSVFSNISFRKNPRSTVSRGISMSYNYFERDLSPLMIANNDYDKYNLWSIGYGYTDNQMIHEKSLSISTQGMEDFNKITAEGFYRWEFAPKQKLSLRLFAGYFIRNDTRNNTFNYGISRVSNYSFSYNLLGESANSGFLSQQFILADGGFKSFIPGSVNQWITSLNVDTSVWKIFHLYADAGIYKNRNNPTQFIWDSGIKLKIVPDFLEIYFPIQSSLGFEPAFKDYGRRIRYTLVLNLGSIINAARRGWY
- a CDS encoding T9SS type A sorting domain-containing protein — translated: MRKIFTILSIATSLIFANAQNLVQNPGFETGTLAPWAAGWNTVYTAPNITADAHTGSFGANYVPTATTGFFQNVNITAGTQYTLSFWYKISGSGNGGRIWSNFLDAGDNPVNLVTDAANDPLRNNNQYLPKSAAWQQKVITFTAPANVNRLQLHLRAYSNSTVSFDDFSLTTGTLATGEVSVSKHRLVKNTFIQNDGITFGAQSRDVKIYNMYGQVVKTASVKENEVLHVSELQKGNYIVTGIVNNEPVSQKILKD